Genomic segment of Phycisphaerae bacterium:
CAGAGGCGCCATCGAGGGCCAGGGCAGCATCCGATGCCCCGTCACCAGTCCGATCATGGCGAACACGGCGACCACGCAGATCCATGCGATTCGATAGGCGAATGGATTGCGCTGCCCCGGTCGAGAGGATAGGGTCTCGGCCGACACCTGTGTCCCGCACTCCGGACAGCGACCGGGGCTGATCGCGTAACCGCATTTCGGGCAGAAACCTTGCGGCTCACCGTCTTGCGGACGATGCCCCGGACGCCCGCCGGTCAGTTTCCAGAAGCACCAACGCTGGAGCAGGAAAAGCCGATTTAATAGACGCATTCCGATCGGCGGGCCTGGTCGTTTAGCCATTCGGTGGGCCAGCGTGTCAATCGCGAATGCCACAGGGACAATCGCCAGGTAGATTGCAGCCGGGTGGCTAAACCACGCGATGAACACGGCCAAGCCGTAGAGAATAAGCCAAACGAAAAGCGACTTTTTGAATGCGTCATTCATGAATCACCGGCCCGAATCGATTCCCGCAATCCTGGAGCAGTTGATGCAGCGGCAAACGCGGCATCGTCCTTGATTGATTGGTATCGCCCGACTATTTTTGCCGAAACTAACGAGAAGTCCAAGCACAATCTGGAGAGCATTCACGGATGGCGAAGAAAAGTGGTTCGACAGTGGGTCGGTCGTCAAAGAAAACGCCCGCCTCCGGCAAGATCGTCGGTCTGGCCGAGGCAGTCGTGAAGTGCGCGGAGAAGAAGAAGGATCCGTCGATCGACATTCCAATGCGCACGTTGTCAAACGCACGGTTCAACAAGTCGCGCGGCATCATCGAAATGGGCGACAAGTTCGCCACGAGAAACTTCTTCGATCTCAATAAAGCCCGCAGCTTTATGCAGACCCTGCTGATCGCAAGCGGCTGCAAAAAGCTCATCGACGAGGACAAGACCGTCAGCATTCGCGGGCTGTACTACCTATCCAAGCACACGATCAAGGGCACCAGCGAAAAGACATTCAACGACCAGGGCGAAAGCGACCCGATTATTGAAGACATCGAGGTGGCGCTCGAAACTCTGCGGGAAGAGTTGCACGTCTTTGCCTCCAGCCGCGGCACGATCGCCGGCAATCTGACCGTCATCAGCAAGGGCGACGAAATTGATTTGCGTCGCATGGGTTCCGGCGGATGGGGAATTCCCGGCATCGTGGAGCCGGATGTCCTTGAGTTTCGCAAGTGCGAGGCCAAGTACATCCTCCATGTCGAGAAGGACACCGTCTGGCAGCGATTCAACGAAGACAAATTCTGGAAGAAAAACAACTGCATCATCACGCACGGTAACGGCCAGCCGCCCCGCGCCGTCCGGCGCATTCTCAGCCGCATGCACAACGAGCTGAAGCTGCCGATCTACTGCCTGCTCGACAACGATCCATGGGGGTACTACATCTACAGCGTCATCAAGCAGGGATCGATCAATCTCGCATTCGAATCAAAACGCATGGCTGTGCCGCA
This window contains:
- a CDS encoding DNA topoisomerase IV subunit A; amino-acid sequence: MAKKSGSTVGRSSKKTPASGKIVGLAEAVVKCAEKKKDPSIDIPMRTLSNARFNKSRGIIEMGDKFATRNFFDLNKARSFMQTLLIASGCKKLIDEDKTVSIRGLYYLSKHTIKGTSEKTFNDQGESDPIIEDIEVALETLREELHVFASSRGTIAGNLTVISKGDEIDLRRMGSGGWGIPGIVEPDVLEFRKCEAKYILHVEKDTVWQRFNEDKFWKKNNCIITHGNGQPPRAVRRILSRMHNELKLPIYCLLDNDPWGYYIYSVIKQGSINLAFESKRMAVPQARFIGVRSRDFEEFGLSDDVKIAIDNNDIKRAKQILNYPWFKGKKEWEREIDLMLKHGFKMEVESLLTKSISFVTETYVPDRLKQTKLWLD